From the Solanum lycopersicum chromosome 10, SLM_r2.1 genome, one window contains:
- the LOC101251341 gene encoding uncharacterized protein, giving the protein MGRGRGKAKKQSIREDLVTGEEEKMPARRRGRPQKPKDEIEEEEGIEKVLDDEDDSENTKGSVLNKDIKNQVAEDGKKRKRPSQVMENKDSVKEENGVGTKTISNDLIKSVGFRPNGSRRKNKPRRAAEVGVECR; this is encoded by the coding sequence ATGGGTAGAGGAAGAGGAAAGGCAAAGAAGCAATCTATTCGTGAGGATCTTGTGACTGGTGAAGAAGAGAAGATGCCAGCACGGAGAAGGGGAAGACCACAGAAACCAAAGGATGAAATAGAGGAGGAAGAAGGAATTGAGAAGGTACTGGATGATGAAGATGACAGCGAGAATACAAAAGGTTCCGTCTTGAATAAAGATATCAAGAACCAAGTAGCTGAAGATggaaagaagaggaagagacCTTCCCAAGTCATGGAAAATAAGGATTCTGTGAAAGAGGAAAATGGAGTTGGAACTAAAACTATCTCAAATGACTTAATAAAGTCAGTTGGATTCAGACCGAATGGTAGCAGAAGGAAAAACAAGCCTAGACGGGCTGCCGAAGTTGGTGTTGAGTGCAGATGA
- the LOC101250753 gene encoding squamosa promoter-binding-like protein 9, with translation MELGSVSSSGNSSSSDSLNGLKFGKKIYFGNAGVGVQVKNGCGSSPVNGDGNLPPAPATTKRGRGGLVQGGHPPRCQVEGCQADLSDAKAYYSRHKVCGMHSKSPTVVVAGLEQRFCQQCSRFHQLTEFDQGKRSCRRRLACHNERRRKPPSGSLFSTHYGNLSSSIFENNSSRSGSFLVDFSSHQNVNESSWPNTRASEQGWDHQSSGKFLQRPWLNNSENAASELVLQGSATRTSYHGVPSGDYFPGVSDSSGALSLLSNRSWGSRNRPPSLGVNSQVHIDGVHTIQPSGSHGAPTNHFSSPSLSFKGNEASSSSHEMPPDLGLGQMLQASDNPYCGELGMAQHGDGRQYMELDQSKGYHPSVQNVHWTL, from the exons ATGGAACTGGGTTCAGTGTCTTCTTCGGGTAATTCAAGCTCATCTGATTCTTTGAATGGCTTGAAGTTTGGCAAGAAAATCTACTTTGGAAATGCGGGTGTTGGAGTTCAGGTCAAGAATGGATGTGGGTCGTCGCCGGTGAACGGAGATGGGAACCTGCCACCGGCTCCGGCAACGACTAAGAGGGGGAGGGGTGGGTTGGTGCAGGGTGGTCATCCACCTAGGTGCCAAGTTGAAGGTTGTCAGGCAGATCTGAGTGATGCTAAGGCTTACTATTCTAGGCATAAAGTTTGTGGTATGCACTCTAAGTCTCctactgttgttgttgctggTCTTGAACAGAGGTTTTGCCAACAGTGTAGCAG GTTCCACCAATTAACTGAATTCGACCAGGGGAAAAGGAGTTGCCGCAGGAGACTGGCATGCCATAATGAGCGTCGTAGGAAGCCTCCATCTGGTTCTCTTTTCTCTACACACTATGGGAATCTTTCTTCATCAATATTTG AAAATAATAGCAGTAGATCCGGAAGCTTTCTGGTAGACTTCAGCTCACACCAAAATGTCAATGAGAGTTCATGGCCAAATACTCGAGCATCTGAACAAGGATGGGATCATCAATCATCAGGGAAGTTCCTTCAACGTCCTTGGCTGAATAACTCTGAAAATGCTGCTAGTGAGCTTGTTTTGCAAGGTTCAGCTACCAGGACCAGTTATCATGGTGTTCCTTCAGGAGACTATTTTCCTGGAGTCTCAGATTCAAGTGGTGCTCTCTCTCTTCTGTCAAATCGGTCCTGGGGATCAAGGAATCGACCCCCAAGTCTTGGGGTCAACAGCCAAGTTCACATTGATGGGGTACACACCATTCAACCTTCAGGTTCTCATGGTGCACCTACCAATCACTTCTCAAGCCCTTCATTGAGTTTCAAAGGAAATGAAGCTAGCAGCAGTTCACATGAGATGCCTCCTGATCTCGGTTTGGGTCAAATGTTACAAGCTTCTGATAATCCATACTGTGGCGAGCTTGGGATGGCTCAGCATGGTGATGGAAGACAATACATGGAACTGGACCAGTCTAAGGGTTATCATCCTTCTGTTCAGAATGTGCACTGGACTCTTTGA
- the LOC101251044 gene encoding outer envelope pore protein 16-3, chloroplastic/mitochondrial: MDEAAELRYYEEEDTAGMKTLKGATSGLVAGTLWGAIIATWHDVPRVERNVALPGLIRTLKMMGNHGLTFAAIGGVYIGVEQLVQNYRVKRDFINGAVGGFVAGASVLGYKGRSIPTALSAGAALAVTSGIIDGLGATTRTDNGKEYYPYTTKKRVVAE; the protein is encoded by the exons ATGGATGAGGCTGCAGAGCTAAGGTATTATGAAGAGGAGGATACAGCAGGGATGAAAACACTGAAAGGGGCAACCTCAGGTCTAGTTGCTGGTACACTTTGGGGTGCCATTATTGCCACTTGGCATGATGTACCCCGTGTTGAGAGAAATGTTGCTCTTCCTGGTTTGATCCGGACATTGAAAATGATGGGAAACCACGGGCTTACCTTTGCTGCTATTGGCGGAGTCTATATAGGGGTAGAACAGCTGGTGCAGAACTATAGGGTGAAAAGAGATTTTATTAATGGAGCAGTGGGTGGATTCGTTGCTGGTGCTTCTGTGCTGGGTTACAAAG GAAGGAGTATTCCAACAGCTCTGTCAGCTGGGGCTGCACTTGCAGTCACTTCTGGTATAATTGATGGACTAGGCGCAACCACAAGAACTGACAATGGCAAGGAGTACTATCCTTACACAACGAAGAAAAGAGTCGTTGCTGAATGA